In the Maniola hyperantus chromosome 13, iAphHyp1.2, whole genome shotgun sequence genome, ATTACCATAATGCCTTTAATCAGTTAGTTATAAGAACAATGATCAATTAAGAGTAATTAACTGCTATTATGCATATGTATTTGTTTACAACACCATAGTATTATGACAGATGACGctttttagaatatttttatattttccatGTGTTGACCCAGATGTTggagctgtatgttgatagtCAATCAGTAATtggattattataaattatacacaTATACGTAGAATATAATTTCAATAATTTAGCCAAGAACAACATTGGTGGGAAACGAAAATTCTTTGACCTTGTGGCAGATATTATGATTAAGAAATGAATAAGTTATGTTGGATTTAGTAGTTTTGAAAACGATTCATAGTatacatattaaaaaactaatattataaatgtgaaagtgtgtctgtctgtctgctagcttttcacggccgattttgacgaaatttggtacaaagatagcttgcatcctagggatggacataggctacttttatccagattatttttttaaagaatattagccatgttaaataactaatattttagttaattgaagagttcccacaggatattaataacctaaatctatgcgggcgaagccgcgggcatcacgtagttaaaaaataaaaaagggctATTGGGTAGTTTAGAACACCTCAATGGAAGTCTCAAATCAGCTATTCTTTTGGCGGTCATTTTACTCTTATGTAGCGCCAGAAGAAGTATTACTTCATAAGTTTTCTTAGAAAATTATTCAATTATTATGTGTTCCATAGAACAAACGTTTATCTTTCTACTTCCTAAAAGTGTTCCTAAAGTTACAAATAATTCTAATTGCTATTTTTTCCCAATTAAAATCTTTACAACAATCAAACGAATGTATAATTATGTCACAATTTCCGAACGTGCGCCTACAGCGCCaactagttaaaataaaaaagcaattCTGTTGTCAGACGCCTCTCTGCAACGCGGGCACCGCTGCAACGCAAATTAAAGcagataatggggccgattctctagtacacaatctctaaactaaactaaattaacaggtctaaatctagtgctttccttttccgcaagcaacattatgaaagggatagcaatagatttagacgtgatattttagtttagtttagagattgtgtacaaaggaattagccacattggcaccgattctaagcacaacctaattttagagtattcgcaccctcttcttactattgtaatatgaaaaggacagaagcagtttgacatttctaaatttaatttttagatggtaaaaaccgtgattttagcaTGCACTCaagaacctactgtttaaatttgtattgtgcactaaaatttagagtctttaaatgtgaaagtcatgttccgttccttttttagcattagtaaaaagaaagggatgcagatagtctaaatttagtttagacagagactagagaatcggggccattatgatgatgattatgtatattatgtaagtgTAACATGTAGTTATATTTGTAGATCTAAAACAAGAATTAAAAGTTATAGAGAAAATTCCAATaatgaagaaagaagaaagcaGTACAAATGAACCATTATGCAATGGACATTCAGCTCGAACCCAAGTGGAAATAGAAACACAAACTTCTATGATATCACCAGCAAAACGTAAGTTTATcattgactagctgatccccgcggcttcgcccgcgtagatttaggtttttaaagatcccgtatagcctatgtcactcaggaataatgtagctttctactggtgaaagaatttttaaaatcggttcagtagttctaaagattaccccctacaaacaaacttaacgacattacctctttatataatactgatccccgcggcttcgcccgcgtagatttaggtttttaaagatcccgtatagcctatgtcactcaggaataatgtagctttctactggtgaaagaattttacaatcggttcagtagttctaaagattaccccctacaaacaaacttaacgacatcgggccgtgcagcagaaatcgtaatattttaatttcgccataacttcaaaaccaaacgtccaattttaatcattcaaagaccaaatattatcttcataaactgttcttagtgatgaaatcatttattttgataaggattaatagcatgagtaaaataaacgcgtttaaatgtagtccaaaaaaaattcaagatttttaaataaaaaaatggttgctgtgccgcactcgacatagatgggtatagtgtgtcgcggacttttttgtagatatttataagatctacaattaattagaacattttatggttctatcttttatagtttaggcagcgtacgcaaaataagtaacttttctggttgattttttacaccttgtgtccgaaaaacccaaatatcttacggaaccctatttttttccaaaataaaatatagcctatgttactcgtggataatgtagctttcgaatggtgaaagaatttttaaaatcggtccagtagtttttgagcctattcagtacaaaccaacaaacaaacaaacaaacaaacaaacaaacaaacaaaattttcctctttataatattagtgtagacaacgggccgtgcagcagaaatcgtaatattttaatttcgccataacttcaaaaccaaacgtccaattttaatcattcaaagaccaaatattatctccataaactgttcttagtgatgaaatcatttattttgataaggattaatagcatgagtaaaataaacgcgtttaaatgtagtccaaaaaaattcaagatttttaaataaaaaaatggttgctgtgcctcactcgacatagatgggtatagtgtgtcgcggacttttttgtagatatttataagatctacaattaattagaacattttatggttctatcttttatagtttaggcagcgtacgcaaaataagtaacttttctggttgattttttacaccttgtgtccgaaaaacccaaatatcttacggaaccctatttttttccaaaataaaatatagcctatgttactcgtggataatgtagctttcgaatggtgaaagaatttttaaaatcggtccagtagtttttgagcctattcagtacaaacaaacaaacaaacaaacaaacaaacaaacaaacaaacaaacaaagttttcctctttataatattagtgtagacaacgggccgtgcagcagaaatcgtaatattttaatttcgccataacttcaaaaccaaacgtccaattttaatcattcaaagaccaaatattatctccataaactgttcttagtgatgaaatcatttattttgataaggattaatagcatgagtaaaataaacgcgtttaaatgtagtccaaaaaaattcaagatttttaaataaaaaaatggttgctgtgcctcactcgacatagatgggtatagtgtgtcgcggacttttttgtagatatttataagatctacaattaattagaacattttatggttctatcttttatagtttaggcagcgtacgcaaaataagtaacttttctggttgattttttacaccttgtgtccgaaaaacccaaatatcttacggaaccctattttttttccaaaataaaatatagcctatgttactcgtggataatgtagctttcgaatggtgaaagaatttttaaaatcggtccagtagtttttgagcctattcagtacaaacaaacaaacaaacaaacaaacaaacaaacaaacaaagttttcctctttataatattagtgtagacaacgggccgtgcagcagaaatcgtaatattttaatttcgccataacttcaaaaccaaacgtccaattttaatcattcaaagaccaaataatggggccgattctcttgtacacaatctctaaactaaactaaaatagctcgtctaaatctattgctatccctttcataatgttgcttgcggaaaaggatagaactaaatttagacctgttaatttagtttagtttagagattgtgtacaagagaatcggccccattatctccataaactgttcttagtgatgaaatcatttattttgataaggattaatagcatgagtaaaataaacgcgtttaaatgtagtccaaaaaaaattcaagatttttaaataaaaaaatggttgctgtgcctcactcgacatagatgggtatagtgtgtcgcggacttttttgtagatatttataagatctacaattaattagaacattttatggttctatcttttatagtttaggcagcgtacgcaaaataagtaacttttctggttgattttttacaccttgtgtccgaaaaacccaaatatcttacggaaccctatttttttccaaaataaatatagcctatgttactcgtggataatgtagctttcgaatggtgaaagaatttttaaaatcggtccagtagtttttgagcctattcagtacaaacaaacaaacaaacaaacaaacaaagttttcctctttataatattagtgtagatttacTACATGGACAAATGGGTGGGACTGTCTCGAGCAGATCCTGAAAGCAGCTGGATAATAAGAAAGACAAGTTACATAAGACCATATTCTGTGGAGATCTGCGAGAAACTGAGAGTTGGCATTCTCATGTACATATAGTTGACATCAAATTTATTCATACGAAACGTTTTTGTTCAACTTTTCTGATAGAAACCTCTTAAGATACGGAACAAACTGCCTGCATCTGTGTTTTACCAGTTTATAATTCccttctttttaatttatagaaacaaTGCTTAGGTACTCTTAAGCTGTTCcactctttaatttttaggggCCTTCAACTATTTACttcctttaaaaaatatttcagtctGATTTGAGTCTTACTACTAGACTAGCGCCTTATGcacctatattatatattctgtgacctAAGTGTAATACGTCACTGGCGCTGCGTGATTCGAAACAATTTAAACACTTTCCGTATGCGCGAAtactttaacataatattatgacaaagtTGGTTCAAGCGATCcaccttttttatattatacattcGTGGATTGGATgtgacatgattttttaatttatttttacaggtGAAGTAAATGGGAACGCTATGACACCGTCTTCGCGAGTATCAGCTATAAACCTAGTGGGTGACCTCCTTCGGAAAGTAGGGGTGAgttatatgtattatttttctGTAGTATTGGTAgtagtttttatttgtttattagttgTGGCGGAAATTAATTGGGGAAATCCTAGTGCACcgtagtaactatattatgttatatatttatgtattaataaatgtataatggctatttatgtaagtaatattaattgtaatttattatataaattatatttatttgttgaacatatttaatatataatttatttaagtaggtatctattaattAGATTTCATTACATGTGACATAATAAAagtactaaaattattatttatacttttattttaataaattatttttatgacttACCATTCTTATGCACAATATGACATTAATCCCTAAATTATTTCGtaataagtaaattttttaatgaGTGCAACCCAgatgaatataataaaaaccggtcaagtgtgagtcggattcgcacacgacgggttccgtaccatcatacaagataaTATAACACTTATGTACAACATTACAAGTTGATGACGTACAGCGCCGTGatgtgtgatttagtaaactaattatgttCCTgtacacgttttaatttttttttgtgatgtatccaaaaattcagttttcggattttttcctttagttgTGCTTACAAGGCAATTAATAAATTTAAGatctttttcataaaaacaatAGGATTCTTTCGGAGTAGAAAATTATCGCTATTATTCTGTAAATCCGTCAaatctaaaccaattttgactTTCCTTTTTTCTTTACAAATCACAGGTTGTACTGTCAAGTTAGTCCCATGTTTTAGTGAAGATAATCAGTGTACTAACTTTGTAAAAAGTAGACTTTTGACCATACGACTTTTAACCATACATACaagatttatatattttcatttcttcCTTATCAGTAAAGGTTCGATtttggttaaaaaaaaataggacttGGCTCTATAGAAGTTAAACTTCTCAATGCTTCATTATTATTCAGAATATTTCATGAGGAATGTTATAATATGTGCTGTAATTTCATATCTGTCTATATAATAGGATAGGTAATACCACTCACGCAAAGCTAGGGCGGGTTAACTAGTAGAAAGTATATATTGATTAGCCGCATTGTAGTTAAACTTGGAAAATATGCGTCTTAATTATTTCACTCAAGGTCATTGTAACTTAGGTAGGAAGGTACCCATAGGTCGAAAGTTACCTCGTAACCTTGAGCGACAATTACTTACACAATATACACTTTTCTTAAATGAAAACTTATTGGgacaaattaatttaatattagatGTGTAATGCTGTAGATTTTGCAGTGTAGTTTTATTTTGCACGGTTTGTATTTTGTAGCATGCATGATGTTTATTGCTTGCAGCTTGAAAGATTTCTTTGCCGTGAATGTGGTAAGGTCAAATGCTCGTGTGGCATACAGACGCCGACAGAGCAATATCCTCAGTCGGATGTAGCCGATGCAGTCTCCGATAAGGAACTTGAACCGAATGACTTAGATGAGTCAGTAGAGTATAGAAAACCATCGGAATATACGCGCCAGTATTCAAGATCTGAACATCCAATACACTTACAAAGACCGTTGCCTCTTTCGACTCCGAGACCTTCCGAACAACCTTTTGAAAGGTCTTACCAGAGCGAGAACGGCAAACTGAGAAGGTCTTTTATCGTGAGATCTCGCGAAGGGCTCGAGACTTTCCTTAACTTCACTTCCACAAGGAAAGGACCGGATCAAGGAAAAGGGAAACAGATGTTGAGACAACAGTTTTGACAGAAATAGTCTAATACGCGTCATAAAAGGGTTGCTAcactatattttaaaatattggacTTTTGCTTTATACATATTTGAataaattttcttatttttttggtTGCTTTGGAATTGGATACAGACGGCCCTTGCATCGCCTGTAAGTACATAGCAAAGTAGAGATaggcagatattttattttctaatatttCTCGTCACCCAAGTTGACTTTTAACTATCCCTTTGATTCACTATGAATgtctttaaatatttgaaatatgGTGTAGAACCCTTTAGATACATCTAGGTATCTAGGTATACTTAACATTAGATTgtattaaaacaattttgttttattgttgtattttattgttagtaagtagataataatatttttactgttTTATATGAGTAGTACAAAGTGTACTCTGGTGCttttttatgtatataataaagtagtaattattattagactCGACTACATGTAACATTGCGCCATACTTATACATAACTCAAAGGAAAAGattttagttaaaattaaatttaagaatTACACCTCTATTATTCTACTTTACAACTAATAATAATAGCATGTGGCCCTTGGTATAACTGGCATCCGTGCATATTATTCTGGAGTTTTAGTGGTTCCCGCATGCATATTAGTTTAGtatatctatgcaaaatcttgtgtcacattgtggctaattctgttgtacacaaactctaaattaaactaaaatgacacgtctaatcTATtgatatccctttcataatgttgcatgcggaaaaggatggcactagatttagacccgttaatttagtttagagattgtgtacaaaagaataggctacttgactcatatctaatttcgtccaataaatgattatttatatagtattttgcttaaaacaacgaaatatatcaataacaattattaaaaacgcaggatggatatataaatccaatttaaaaaaatacaatttttatttttatttgaaacgcagaaaacgctgtcagccatgatgtgacgtcattaaatatgtaaacaaagaaatgtcattcctatgtcacgcggggactaacgtagtatccatatatataaaatttagagtcctgactaacttatatatcaacgcacagcctaaacatctaaacagctggtcctagatacatgaaatttggtgagtgtgttctttgtaggtaaagagaaggtatccactaggaaaggattttttgaaattccacctctgagtgggttaaatggaggtttgaaatttatgaagtccacgcgggcgaagtcacgagcataagctagtttttatatatttctaaaaactcatagtaaacgtaaaaaaatatcgttttctctttataaattgaataagttattaagtaagacttacaacaaagtgatctttgcaaaaataaatttgggttgaagtcgttagtcatataggatccctttaagaaagtctttgcgtgttacgtatatttatttcactgggcactctaatccacaactttcctgtggtctttatcgatgcgttttttacattctcggatgatacaataacgataattactataatatttttcatgtaaactagtatagaagtcatgtttattcaactttggtaggttatgctcagtatatataatgtactctgtggttatgctgttgtttacaaatgcatgacgtcagagcacagataatctatcggccaaacatggccgacagtgttttcacctgtctaagaaaatatttttttaaattaaagttttacggtttttagggcgcaaaaaaatatagtgttaatttttttgatataattggacaaatattaaccatttaagaccaacttgaaaaaattgtcaagtagcctattggccCCATTGTCGctttacctattttatattaatatatatttatcatGGGGCTACAGGCACTTATCTCTAAAATCTACTAATGTTGCTGTATCGGATCGGATGGAATGGAATCTACTTAGGAGTCGTGATATGATaaccttttatttaaatacgCATGAAAGATCTGGAACTTtcacttattaattatttaaggtTCTAGCTATTATTGAACTCGGTccatattttcaaatatttttttatatgctAACTGTTTTATGACaatgtatagtgcgcgacaggtcgagatggcaatcgggggtatgaggtggggtaCACCTCGCCACCAGCACgctacccgcgctatcccgcgccgggttagcgcaggggctggtgcgggtgtgcgaggcgtccccaccccggttgtcatctcaacctgtcgcgtactatacagaaACGACCACTTTATTATGTAAGGTcgtagtaatataatatgacactaaaaattaaacaagGTCCACATACTAGATTAGTTGCAAAgttctttttcttatttaatgtAATATTTTGTTGCACATGAGGTGGAGGCACTAATCGcacatgtacctatgtacctatataactcCGTCACCTACTAATATTAACATCATTCATGTTCGATTTTCTTCATTGTAGGCTTTGGAATCAAAATTAGCATCGTGTCGTGGTACAGTTAGACCTAAAGAGCTCTCACCAAATCCAAGCTCGGACGTGAATAAGGACTACAGGTGTGTACTCAAGAACTAAGAATTCCCGCCTATCATCCCGCGATTGCGTTAGcttgtatagtaggtactatactatAAACAGTTTACATTGCTTCATGTTCATATTACTCCCCCACGTTTATTAAATCATCTAATGTATTGTGATCGGATTCACACTTtcctaattttattactaatatCTGTGATGATAAAGAAAATAGTTTAGAAAATATGTAAAGGTAGAAAAAAAATTGGCCTATACCCACCGGAGACGTACAAGTGAGACACGGCGCCTAACTTTAAGCATTGCTTCACACACTGGattttacgctgttgattagtGAATAACGAACTATTTGGTATGTGGGAAATGGAATGATCACTGATAGAACAAGACTTGTTACGTCATACATGTCTCACGTTTGAATTGCAATGCACAAATTGTGAGAGAAAGATAACATGAATAGCAGAATGAGCAAACAATTTTCGATATAATGaccataaaatatttaatccgtaggtatatatgttgaaatatatttttgaataatcaatttttgtaaataaaaaatgtatgtagTTACGTATGAATACGTTAAAACATATACGAAATTTTATGGATTTTAATaagaatgaaattaattatCTGTCGTACTAATagtagtatttataatatattgttgGTTCATAATgcattttatttgtataatttttaactAATGCCAAGATGACAAAAAGCACGTACTCTCAAGTCTCTTAAACATAATGAAATACTTATTATGTGTGCTTTAGTCTTCTTTATTCGCAACTAAATTGTAACTAACCTCGAAACAAAGataacatttattttctttGTGAATAACCATCGGCGTGATAGTAATGTTTAACCTTTTTCGTGTTCTGAAAGTAAGATTAGTTAGTGTACAGTGCGAAGTGAGGACAGAAATGTGTGAAACCTGTTTCAAAATGTTtctaaagaaataaagaaaaacaacatCAAAGCTCAATAATTTAATGAATGAACttttattataacaattttattttgtcatAATATGGATATATTTTAATCCAAAATATGTATGTGCCTATGAGCAGAGTGAATGGATGCCTATTGCTGTGCTCACTTCGTTTATTTTGAGTACTCGAGTAGAAATAGTATAGAATACGGAAGTATATTTATATCAACATTCCTGTGGCCATTAAAcatgtaataattaattgtttaggCACCTAAACTCTGCCTTGGGCAAAGAGGTTACAAACGATTACGAATTCTCGTGATAAAgctattaatatacctactcattaaAAACAGTATTTCGAGAGGTTGTTCTTGCAGATTTGATAACTCAAACAAGACTTACCTAAATCTTGCCCTAACGAATATTTCataaatttttaatgttttacaaaacgtttagtatttttaactagaGCTTTACTTGTAAATTTGTAGGTTATACTTAATGTAAAACTGCAATGAGTCTCTGTAAGAAAACATCTAAATTGATCAGATGTAATAAATAGTATTCACTGTAAAATAACTTTCTGGTAGCCTTaaatgggtaataaattaaagttaCTGTGGCTAGTTCTGTTGTACacactctctaaactaaaacacttctatacctactgctatccttttctgcagagagtattatgaaagggttagaaatagatttagacctgtcatttacgTTTATAAATTGTGTACAACATACATAATTAGCCTCattaaattgtttaaattaatcaggatttgta is a window encoding:
- the LOC117987941 gene encoding nuclear distribution protein nudE-like 1 isoform X1 translates to MESPKHLDLNSVEYWKEQAKYYEQKSSDIQQELDEYTENSAQLEKELEASLAQVEKQNRDLEHQNQRLRNEIEMLRSKLERSQHETNALENELKALKIDKEKQAIYIRELEQKNDDLERGQRIISESVSCIETLLNQAYERNAVLESEVDEIENLRVNLQRATDEARDLKQELKVIEKIPIMKKEESSTNEPLCNGHSARTQVEIETQTSMISPAKREVNGNAMTPSSRVSAINLVGDLLRKVGLERFLCRECGKVKCSCGIQTPTEQYPQSDVADAVSDKELEPNDLDESVEYRKPSEYTRQYSRSEHPIHLQRPLPLSTPRPSEQPFERSYQSENGKLRRSFIVRSREGLETFLNFTSTRKGPDQGKGKQMLRQQF